Proteins from a single region of Punica granatum isolate Tunisia-2019 chromosome 8, ASM765513v2, whole genome shotgun sequence:
- the LOC116187989 gene encoding uncharacterized protein LOC116187989, with product MAVTMKQMSLIVATLGVLSFIFGVIAENKKPTAGTAIDMKGVTVCKYKADPTVVLGSLSFAFLIACAVAGFMSVFYPYKGKSIPQSALFQNTSFVVFFLIALGLVGLGGALILWPTIMEQLHINNNVHPLESTSCPTAKTGLLGGGAFLSLDAMLIWLVALMLASNTREDYFEEVEGSSKGDATEVLPGDYEMAHTKAVA from the exons ATGGCTGTTACGATGAAACAGATGTCCTTGATCGTGGCCACTTTGGGTGTCCTGTCATTCATCTTTGGAGTGATTGCTGAGAATAAGAAG CCAACCGCAGGAACAGCAATTGATATGAAAGGTGTTACTGTGTGCAAGTATAAGGCGGATCCGACTGTAGTTTTGGGGTCTCTCTCCTTCGCATTTCTTATCGCGTGTGCTGTGGCGGGCTTTATGTCCGTGTTTTACCCTTACAAGGGAAAGTCCATCCCGCAATCTGCCTTGTTCCAGAATACGAGCTTCGTGGTGTTCTTCCTCATCGCCCT GGGACTAGTGGGATTAGGAGGAGCACTAATTTTGTGGCCCACGATCATGGAGCAACTTCACATTAACAACAATGTCCACCCCTTGGAAAGCACTTCATGTCCGACTGCTAAGACGGGACTTCTCGGTGGTGGGGCCTTCCTATCGCTGGATGCCATGCTTATCTGGCTCGTTGCGCTCATGCTAGCGAGCAACACCCGCGAGGACTACTTTGAAGAAGTTGAGGGGAGCAGTAAGGGGGATGCCACTGAGGTTTTACCAGGCGATTATGAGATGGCACATACGAAGGCTGTCGCTTAA